A stretch of the Carassius carassius chromosome 50, fCarCar2.1, whole genome shotgun sequence genome encodes the following:
- the LOC132133669 gene encoding uncharacterized protein LOC132133669, which produces MSVIEMPEWVMNELNKIVHDFIWEGKGVKIAQKTLVARKQEGGLKLIDLETKKLAIRIKTVKKYMEGRWEFGWREFLKKYIDDVGRMGEYGWYMGFKQSMTVGMPDIYREVMEAWRQVKDIIYEVIPGFLRNNCIYDSVCELDGMESRVKVNNIYERIKASLPSKWVNVIEKSCVKKKQQDLPEMYIMKDGEKYNIKSISVKKVYDLFIMDQIKVPASEKVWSRVFEDLDVKKIWSNMDIKYNTIECENNDFLIRHNRIYTNVVLNKINNNNNVMCDVCNTDHETFLHYFLECNELKDFFVFLKSLLKKNCFDDVNLKERWRKIFLFGVFQKKTAIDFWFINYVLSHARLAVVLRRNYAHFEGRKVKIKDFFKAIMTRDIEMCCKYGGDDVKDFFVTGNKFIKEGERKEVLYNW; this is translated from the exons ATGAGTGTAATTGAAATGCCTGAGTGGGTGATGAATGagttaaataaaattgtacatgATTTTATATGGGAAGGGAAGGGAGTTAAAATTGCACAAAAAACATTGGTGGCGAGGAAACAGGAAGGTGGACTAAAGCTGATTGATTTAGAAACAAAAAAGTTGGCAATAAgaataaaaactgttaaaaaatatatggAAGGAAGATGGGAGTTTGGTTGGAGAGAATTCTTAAAGAAATACATTGATGATGTTGGAAGAATGGGAGAGTATGGGTGGTATATGGGCTTTAAACAGTCAATGACTGTGGGAATGCCAGACATATACAGGGAGGTGATGGAGGCATGGAG GCAAGTGAAAGATATTATTTATGAAGTTATTCCAGGTTTTCTTAGAAATAACTGTATATATGACTCAGTGTGTGAGTTGGATGGCATGGAGAGCAGAGTAAAGGTGAACAATATATATGAAAGAATTAAAGCAAGTCTACCATCGAAATGGGTGAATGTTATAGAAAAGAGTTGtgtaaagaaaaaacaacagGATTTGCCTGAGATGTACATAATGAAAGACggggaaaaatataatataaaaagcatTAGCGTAAAGAAAGTCTATGACTTGTTTATAATGGATCAAATAAAAGTGCCAGCATCTGAAAAAGTATGGAGTAGGGTGTTTGAAGACTTGGATGTAAAGAAAATATGGTCAAATATGGATATAAAATACAATACTATAGAATGTGAAAATAATGACTTCTTAATCAGACACAATAGAATCTATACAAATGtggtactaaataaaataaataataataataatgtgatgtGTGATGTATGTAACACTGACCATGAgacttttttgcattattttttggaatgtaatgaattaaaagatttttttgttttcttaaaaagtcTGTTAAAAAAGAATTGCTTTGATGATGTGAATTTGAAGGAGAGATGgaggaaaatatttttatttggagTGTTTCAGAAAAAGACAGCAATAGACTTTTGGTTTATCAATTATGTACTAAGCCATGCTAGATTAGCAGTTGTACTTAGACGGAATTATGCACACTTCGAAGGgagaaaagtcaaaataaaagactTTTTCAAAGCAATAATGACAAGAGATATTGAAATGTGCTGTAAATATGGGGGAGATGATGTGAAGGACTTCTTTGTAACCGGTAATAAATTCATAAAAGAGGGGGAGAGAAAAGAGGTTTTGTATAACTGGTAA